A region from the Planctomycetia bacterium genome encodes:
- a CDS encoding sulfite exporter TauE/SafE family protein — translation MTDLSLVLIGGLLGSSHCVGMCGGFAVALGTGATTWRENLLRQSMYGVGRIFTYTTLGAAAGFGGRKLVLSTSLFNVQAVLAIAAGLLLVSQGFRATSLWETLKQRFRRSRTIANSQPLVLASANADRPPGFKLPICLQPSLLGSLLRRSGIGGPLLGGVMTGFLPCGLVYAMLALAVSSGNLADGALTMICFGAGTLPLMIGLGLGASLVGLANRRRMFELAAWCIVVTGGLSLARGAYALTLPFQTLTEPATPTCPLCKPAAESLPTQCDSAALRE, via the coding sequence ATGACCGATCTCTCGCTCGTGCTCATCGGTGGTCTGCTCGGCTCATCGCACTGCGTCGGCATGTGCGGCGGCTTTGCCGTGGCTCTCGGTACCGGCGCAACGACTTGGCGCGAGAATCTTCTGCGCCAGTCGATGTACGGTGTTGGGCGCATCTTTACCTACACGACACTGGGTGCTGCAGCAGGTTTCGGTGGGCGAAAGCTCGTCCTCTCGACGAGCTTGTTCAACGTCCAAGCCGTGTTGGCGATTGCGGCCGGGCTGCTGCTCGTCTCGCAAGGGTTTCGAGCTACAAGCCTTTGGGAAACCCTTAAGCAACGCTTCCGCCGATCACGTACCATCGCGAATTCGCAGCCACTCGTTCTCGCATCGGCGAACGCGGATCGTCCGCCGGGTTTTAAATTACCGATCTGCTTACAACCGAGTCTGTTGGGATCGCTTTTACGCAGGTCGGGTATAGGCGGGCCGTTGCTCGGCGGCGTGATGACCGGTTTCCTTCCTTGCGGACTTGTCTACGCGATGTTGGCGTTGGCCGTGAGCAGCGGCAACCTTGCCGATGGCGCACTTACGATGATCTGCTTTGGTGCTGGTACGCTACCGCTCATGATCGGGCTCGGGCTCGGAGCATCGTTGGTCGGCTTAGCGAATCGCCGTCGCATGTTCGAACTCGCCGCTTGGTGCATCGTCGTCACGGGCGGTTTGTCGCTGGCCCGCGGAGCTTATGCTCTGACGTTGCCGTTCCAGACATTGACGGAGCCGGCGACTCCGACATGTCCGCTGTGTAAACCCGCGGCAGAGTCGCTGCCCACCCAGTGCGACTCTGCCGCGTTACGGGAATAG
- a CDS encoding heavy metal translocating P-type ATPase → MTPSVYCDHCGLPVPGRLAEDIGDPTSKIAEPKYCCFGCRFAADMALDKTGERDGTGAFFRLALCIFLSLNVMVFTMLLWTQDVYDPEKTGVPSAVSLWAVSRYLCMLFSLPVLYLLGLPVAEEAWKSLRRGAPSTDLLLIVGTVAAFAYSIVSTVRSEGPVYYEVGCAVLVLVTIGRWLEARGKQEATTALDSLEKLLPAIVHRREAGELIDVPLDTVSIGDRLFVRAGERIPTDGRIVSGLASIDTQLLTGESRPQVVETGDPVIGGTLNLDGGLTIEATAEPRGGTLERLLECIRTARMHKGRYQRLADRIAAAFLPVVVVVAIGTFAYHTVYSGLDQGLLAALAVVLIACPCALGLATPMAVWAAMGTAAQAQVLFRHGEALERLAETRVLAFDKTGTLTDGCPTVDRFVIREGTDGDELLARIASAVATSNHEFSQAVRRYCLAHGSKTGAACETQTLPGRGLVASFRNVDDMLYLGSLRMMQEHGFAPSPSIHEAIRVMSDEGLSLVCVARHLTVCGVFGLREELRSNAREAIAESRMLGCLITVLSGDHAERGRALSRLLDVDVKAELLPADKLDAVHELRLAFGPTVMIGDGINDAPALSAADVGIALGCGADVSRQSADICLLGNDLSRIPWAIRLSRQTVRIVRQNLFWSFFYNAFGVGLAATGWLNPVWAAAAMAISGLTVVANSLRLAPQATGVTTGSLGSIIRSPQERIAV, encoded by the coding sequence ATGACGCCATCGGTGTATTGCGATCATTGCGGCTTACCGGTGCCGGGCCGGCTAGCGGAGGATATCGGCGATCCGACGAGCAAGATCGCCGAGCCCAAGTATTGCTGCTTCGGCTGCCGCTTCGCCGCCGACATGGCTCTCGACAAGACCGGTGAGCGAGACGGCACGGGCGCATTCTTTCGGCTGGCGCTGTGCATTTTTCTGTCGCTCAACGTCATGGTCTTTACCATGCTCCTTTGGACGCAAGACGTCTACGACCCGGAGAAGACCGGCGTGCCGTCGGCCGTCTCGCTATGGGCCGTTTCTCGATACCTCTGCATGCTGTTTTCGCTGCCGGTTCTGTATTTGCTCGGCCTCCCCGTTGCGGAAGAGGCCTGGAAGTCGCTTCGTCGCGGCGCACCGTCGACCGATCTGCTGCTGATCGTCGGCACCGTCGCCGCTTTCGCCTACTCCATCGTTTCGACGGTGCGGTCGGAAGGTCCGGTTTACTATGAAGTCGGTTGCGCCGTCCTCGTCTTGGTAACCATCGGACGCTGGCTGGAAGCGCGCGGCAAACAAGAAGCCACGACGGCGCTCGATAGCCTGGAGAAGCTTCTTCCCGCGATCGTTCATCGGCGGGAAGCCGGCGAACTGATCGACGTCCCGCTCGATACCGTGTCGATCGGCGACCGGCTGTTCGTTCGGGCCGGAGAACGTATTCCGACCGACGGACGCATCGTCTCCGGCTTGGCCTCGATCGACACGCAGCTTCTCACCGGCGAGAGTCGGCCTCAAGTGGTCGAAACGGGAGATCCCGTGATCGGCGGCACCCTCAATCTCGACGGCGGGCTCACGATCGAAGCCACCGCGGAGCCGCGCGGAGGGACGCTCGAACGCTTACTCGAATGCATCCGCACGGCTCGAATGCATAAAGGCCGCTATCAGCGATTAGCGGACCGAATCGCGGCGGCGTTTCTTCCCGTCGTCGTCGTCGTGGCGATCGGGACGTTCGCTTACCACACGGTCTACTCCGGGCTCGATCAAGGACTCCTGGCAGCTTTGGCCGTCGTATTGATCGCGTGCCCCTGCGCCTTAGGCTTGGCCACGCCGATGGCCGTATGGGCGGCGATGGGAACCGCCGCGCAAGCGCAAGTCCTCTTTCGCCACGGCGAGGCGCTCGAGCGGCTGGCCGAGACCCGCGTGCTCGCCTTCGACAAGACAGGCACTCTGACCGACGGCTGCCCGACCGTCGATCGATTCGTGATACGTGAAGGGACAGATGGCGACGAGCTGCTCGCTCGCATCGCATCCGCCGTGGCCACTTCCAACCATGAGTTCTCGCAGGCCGTGCGGCGATATTGCCTGGCACATGGCTCCAAGACCGGCGCGGCTTGTGAAACGCAGACTCTGCCGGGACGCGGACTCGTAGCATCGTTCCGAAACGTCGACGATATGCTCTATCTCGGCAGTCTACGAATGATGCAAGAACACGGATTCGCGCCGAGCCCGAGCATCCATGAAGCGATCCGCGTAATGAGTGATGAGGGATTGTCGCTCGTGTGCGTCGCCCGACACCTGACCGTGTGCGGAGTTTTCGGCTTGCGCGAGGAGCTTCGCTCGAATGCGCGAGAAGCGATTGCCGAAAGTCGGATGTTGGGATGCCTCATCACGGTTCTCAGCGGCGACCACGCCGAGCGCGGGCGGGCGCTGAGTAGGCTCCTCGACGTCGACGTAAAGGCCGAGTTGCTTCCGGCGGATAAGCTCGATGCCGTGCATGAGCTACGACTGGCGTTCGGCCCGACGGTGATGATCGGCGATGGCATCAACGACGCGCCGGCGCTCTCGGCCGCCGACGTCGGGATCGCTCTCGGTTGCGGTGCCGACGTCTCCCGTCAGTCGGCCGACATCTGCCTGCTCGGGAATGATCTCTCTCGAATCCCTTGGGCGATTCGCTTGTCGCGTCAAACGGTGCGGATCGTGCGACAGAATCTCTTTTGGTCATTCTTCTACAACGCGTTCGGCGTCGGCCTCGCCGCAACAGGTTGGTTGAATCCTGTGTGGGCGGCCGCAGCGATGGCTATCAGCGGGTTGACTGTCGTCGCCAATTCGCTGCGACTCGCACCTCAAGCGACCGGTGTCACGACCGGATCGCTCGGTTCAATCATCCGCTCGCCTCAGGAGCGAATCGCCGTATGA